In Glycine max cultivar Williams 82 chromosome 15, Glycine_max_v4.0, whole genome shotgun sequence, the DNA window aaaatgacgatctcggactcattaaccgttggatcgtcgtgaaatttaaacaACAGGTGCGAAACCCATTTTCGAGCATtatcaccgttgggaatttcgatatgacatctgagctaagagaaatacccctcgCATTGTACCATTTTTCTTTCCCGCAAAAACtcagagctgtcttggtaaaactaagatcccggtttcgttaaccgttggattgtcgtaaAATTTGgttatgttgttcgaaattcagtTGCGCAcgctttgaccgttgggatttgcgagataatgttcgtggagggagaaaaagaaatcgcatgaagatagtcCAAATGGAAGCTTTAATCCTTTCTCCgtttctctgacgtttgggaactttatcggagcagtcggaggaaaaactggaggaatcttagggaaccatTAGAGATGACGCTATCGCTGTGGGAAGACACGCAAGTCCGCTTAGTGGTAAAAATTttgatgtcctaatgaaaatttcttgataaattgtgctcttgatatttatatatttcgacctatgattttgatataattgtgtaatattatttgaggggttttagtcctcatgttgtgatagtcttttatataaattgttatattgaggatatgaaatgatgattcaaatcgtgagtatgtgatgaattgtagaataacatgttgctttgagattataatattgttattgagattgagtataagtataaagttgaacatgtgttaatttgtgagatacgtgtaaacatgtgatggtggattgtgacactatgagatgtgaaattgtgaatgagttctagttgtggataagtgtgtagttcacatttgatgtgaaattacttgtgttgtaagctatgaattgtacaataacccgaccagcgttatcttgagaaaaacaTTGATGCGCactgttaaagagaaaatataggtttcctatttaggaaccagtgttaaatcgcagtgtaattgtgttgaacgtgtttaaaacacgagtgtaaggtcgtgggtattgtataattcatgagcagtgtttgcatgcaaaaaaattattttaggggttggacctgaatcaggaggaagaggccctgacggactcttcggagtgtaggccttgggggtcatcgggttttagtgctcctttaagcctatgctgatcctatatggttggagcattctcgcaaaacatcgtgaccctgattGGTCTCCATATACCTGACAAACTCatggtgtggtgtgtcttgttatgtactcctaagcgccccagggtgatttttcactgacatgataccacattgcatataggattgagtcttagcataactgttgcatatgcttgctaattgatgtgttattatatcttgatcgaagtgtgggattcttgtgtaatgtgattgatgattgaaaagtgaattttgaatgacgaagtggtgaagttacgtgagttatgtttaagcaagtggtatctcatttatataatatgtatagttaattgtcttgtttctctattagctaggaatgtgataactcactccctgtgtgttgggatcctgtgatgatcttgaacttgtgttcaggggagcagatgaataagtggatgactatgaagaacctcatgctagaggacacgggaacacaacgctctgataggatgtgacattaggatataggttctatattaattctATGAGGCTTAGACAACCTTGTTTGAGtcgagaatactttattatttatttggacaagtttgaatatgatgtagaagaaaatgaatgtgagcctttttcccctttcaaagacttgtaaaaaaaatgttttaaaaatacttttaactaatatttgaaattttttttccttattagtatatatgtgaggggtagagggtgtcacaccacTGGCGATGGTTTGGAGACTGAGGAAGCCGTTGGGGTAGTCAACGGCAAAGGAGTCTGGTGACATGATGAAGGCAAGGCCGCCGCCAGTAGAGGAGGGGTTGAGGTTGGTGATGGAGGGGTTGATGCCATAATGTTGCTTTTgacatgtaaatttttattcagCTTTTTTGTCCAGGTAAAATATCTTATATGATAGTAGTTGTTACCTAATAAGCTAGCCTTGTAAATATATATGGCATCTTTCTAACTGTTGTATCTATCTTCAGATAAAACCTCTAGTTAGGCCAACAAAGGACATAATGAGCATTCGACATTGTTAATTATGGCTGGCATGCATTTTTTCCCAATGGTAGTTTCTTCTCCTTTTCATGATTACATTGTATCTTGCTGTTAATTTTATAGATCCAAGATATTCAAATCTATGCGGCTCGAAATAACTATAGTGCAGTAGCTGCACTCTGGGCTCCTTTTCATTTAATGAGCTTGCTTAttaattggttttatttttcataatttgaaGCATATTCATAGTCCTGCTAGGGTATCCAAAATTAGCAGCGAAATTACAAGTGTCTCTATACTATTGTTTGCCTTATTGAACTTGTGCTTCTTTGCCTAGGTAACTTTTATTTTTGGCAGGAGTGAACTGCTTATACCAGATTATGGATAACTGGATATAACACATTCTCTGGATTTTTCTCTAACTTCAATGTCTATTGGAATCACCTAATGTTATATAATGTGTGTGATTTACGCATGTTAGTAAAGATAGGTCTTAGGTAGTAGCTCCCAAGTATATTAATAGAATGTGAGTGATATACTGCATGTAAGATTTTAGTTGTTGATTCTTGCTatatgtttcattttttgtattGATGTATTCTGATTATAATATCGAACATTCAAATTCCTTAGTTCTCCACCTTATCAGCAGACTTAATTATTTTGTGTTAGATAATTGTTGATTATGCTTTATTCTGTTATATTGGAATTAGTGCATgcaagtttttaatttgatacgTCCCTTTCTAGAATGCAGTATTTAACTAAGCATGTGACTGAATTTTATCAGATTGAGAATGAATATGGCAAAGGAGGTAAAGAGTATCGGAAATGGGCGGCTAAGAAGGCTCTAAGTCTTGGTGTTGGGGTCCCATGGGTCATGTGTAGACAACAGGATGCTCCATATGACATCGTAAATTATATCCCTTTCTACtattaaaaagaattgttattGGCATTACCTATacttactaaaataaaaatgtgttcaGTTCTCTCTTAcagattttgaaaaaataacaaagggaaatgttaaaatatttcgTGATTAAAATAACTAACAATTCAAGTggttaataaatcaatattgTTGTTCACAGATTGATACATGCAATGCATACTACTGTGATGGATTTAAACCAAACTCTCATAACAAACCAACAATGTGGACAGAGAACTGGGATGGATGGTATGAACAATCACATCCTTCAAGGGTATATGTGTGATTATATAGTTAatgacaatatatataaatacaagtTTAGGAgtcaatattatataaattgatCATAAACTTTCAGGATAGGCAATATATTTGTGTTCTGTGCTTATGTGTGTTATTGCATAAACCTATGTCTGTTGAACTGTTGATAAGAAATAGAAGATAAGAGAAATAATGTTCTGAGAGTCGATTCGTTATTTGGAAGTGgtgataaatattttgattgCTTCCAATTGACATTTGAAGGTATACACAATGGGGTGAAAGATTGCCTCATAGACCTGTTGAAGACCTTGCTTTTGCAGTTGCGTGTTTTTTCCAACGTGGAGGaagctttcaaaactattacATGGTATGATAgttgaagtttttttatttgtattttaggCCTAACAGTTCACTTTAGGCTTCTTTGCTATTCTAAGCTAATGCTCATCTCATGGAGGATTCTTGTCCAATGTCTGTACTGGAGGGCTTTATTATACTACTGTACTTTTTCCATATTTTGTTCTGTATTGTCATgcttttgttttaatatttccctgtcttttgttaataaaattgctttttattttaaatatccaATTGAAACTCTATTGTAAGATGTGAATGGCCATTACCAGTTTAGAAGCATAAAAGATCTCTGTCTTAATactaaaaatgcaaaataaaagcATATTAAAAATTGAACAGGAAAAGTTTGGATAGGTAGAAACAAATATAGGATTCACTGGAGGGATGCCTTTGAGAGGTAATATACAACAGCTTAGTAAATACATCCTCACAGGATGGGAAAATGGAAGTAGTTTGATCTATGCCTTTATTAGCAATTGTTTAGAATCATTTTTTATACTGCCTAAGGTAGCCATCAATAGACGTGGAACTTGTATAGGGGACtgatgaaaaaatagaaaaattatacaatGAGGGAAGGCCTCTTGAAAAGATGAACCCCTTATGTAATGTTCCTCTCAAAATCTAATTCAAGAACCATTGCCCAGTTTTAAAGTGACTAGGAAAGTGAAGGAATATATATTAAACGTTACCGAGGTCTTTATGTCATTGATGCTTTAATTTAAATGtcttattttgctttttcattCTATAGGATGCCTTGTCCCTTTGTTTTGTACTTCCATTTATTTGCTTCTGGTAATTTAtattcaatgaaaaataaacttaaaagtcAGTGAGGTGATATCTTCTGATGccacttttatttatatattttagaattatttaggatgaatgtaTTATACAAGGTTTATCTGATTAGTCTTTAAGTATCTGTAACCCAGATCTTGACAAGCCTTATCATGTTACAGTATTTTGGCAGAACAAATTTTGGCCGCACTGCAGGGGGACCCTTGCAAATTACAAGTTATGATTATGTTGCTTCAATTGATGAGTATGGTATGTAGAAGAATAACAATAAGACTGTTGTTTAGATGGTAGCTAATGGGATTCATATAGGGTATAGCAGTTGACATGATTGATGACACACGATGAACCTTGTTTTCCTAGGTCAGCTGCGTGAACCAAAATGGGGTCACTTGAAAGATTTACATGCTGCTTTGAAGCTTTGTGAGCCTGCCCTGGTGGCCACTGATTCACCAACATATATAAAACTGGGTCCAAATCAGGAGGTTTGATCCAAGCCCAAGATagatatttcataaaattttcaaGCATTATGGCTtattacatttaatattttattagtagTTACAATCAGAGACCTACTCTCCTAAAGCTTAAGCTATTAGGTAATATGTTACTAACGACTTATATCTCTACTACCAAGTCTTTTGATGCAAGTACCTTTGGGCTTGAAGTGTATACAATGCATAGGCCACTTTACCTTCCGCTAAAATTCAACTTATAAGGGTCTCAAAGATAGAAGTCCTGATCATCTGGTCATACAGTCTCTCATTCTCATAGCATGTTACGAATCAACTCTCCTAAAAGCTTAAATTATTAGGAGAAGGCGCATGAATTTTTTTACATCTCAGCAGTCACCTTGATTTTCTGGTTTTTGGCTTCTTTCTATAAAATTGTTGTTTCCTGATTTCTGATCTTATCAAAATGTGATGCagattttccttttcatttaatGGGTGAACTTTGGATCAATTACTTCTATGGATTCAAAGAGTATAATAGCTGACCATCTTGTAACAGTCAGTTAATGTTGTTATTAATATGATTCCACAGATAGGCACTCTGAGCATGCTAAGGTCACGGTTTCAATCATTGCCTGGTGCATTCAACACATGTTTGGTTCCTTTTGATaagaagcaaaaaggaagattCTCTTCTCAAAGAAATTTGCTGAGGTTGCTACCacattttcattaataattactttaaaatatatgtatcaGTTCTTCTTCACTTTAGTTTCCATTCTTGTATAGATTACTGCAAGCAAAAGAAATGAAGCTACCAAATTTGCACAATTATGGAATGAGATTATTTGCAGTTTCCACGAGGAAGATCTCATAAGTGATAGGAAAGGACCTCAGATCCAATCTCAAAAGGATGTCTTGTATAATCTATCTAGTATATTCATCACAACATCCATTTTGTGCTTGCTTCAAAGTATGATATGTTCccttaagttgtttttattaatataaatttatcacaCTCAATTATCAAGGATCACTAGtatcaagaattttatactgatGGTCTGATTTTCCCATTAGCTTAAAAATCTTGGCATTTCATTTGTTCTAAATTACAAGAAAATGTCACGTAAGCAGTACAATAAGATCAATGGGCTACTTCCCTTGAGGATTTACATGTCCATAGTTATTTGCTAATCATATCCATGCCTAAATGTTTCGTAATGACTCTAATGATCAATCCATACCTAGTAGATTCAATCTATACACTTTACCTCCAATATTTCTAATTAAGTgtagaaattgttttcttaaattcatttaattatttttttaaaataacattttgagatggttctcTGAAAAACTTTGTTAGAATGTCTACATTCCAAGacagtttttggaaaaattgtcttagaattctcaatttattttaatttttttaggaaaaaacattctaagacggtttttgggAAAACCCTCTtagaattctcaatttttttaattttttttaaaaaatacattccaAGATGGTTTTCaatgaaaaccgtcttagaatgtcatcattctaaaatgattatttgcttgaaaactgtcttagaatcataacttttctaagacagttttttaaGAATCATCGTGAAAAGTTCTTGAATGTATTAAAAAACTGTCGTTGAAAgctatttttctagtagtgatgtaTGCAAACAAATGATAGAATATGTCATTTTGTCTAATATAAAGATTGTTTGGCTAAATTTCTAACAAGATTATAGAAATTGCTTTTACCGAGAAATCCATAAATTATCAATTCTTTACTTCAACACCACTCCTTTTACCTCAAAAAAGTGTAATTTTGTTGTTAATGCCACACACATTTCCTCTTAAATTTTATGGAGTTCTTTTACAACATCTCTTATTTTTTGCACTTTAAAATTCTAGTAGAAAATTGTATTtgcttcaaaaatataatttatactgTCCACaagaagtttttttaaaagaagcaATTTAGTATGTCATGTACAACATTTATTTTCAGGAACTACTGATTTATTTTCTATCGTATGGTTGAGATATCTAGAAGATTTGGTGACCGATGCATGTTATGAAATTGTGGTGATTCTCTACTGATAAAATTACTAAAATGCATgcctatattttattattatgattattgaatGATAAGACTTGCGAAGTGTGAACTTCAACAATTATATATGTGGTAtgcaaatttattttctattatatatatatatatgtatgtatgtatgtatgtatgtatgtatgtctgaatatattcattttatttgtatGTGTTGTGGTTTGGGTCCTAGTGTTTTTTATCCTCAGCgaattttttgttatgtttacACAGATTGCTATAATTACAATTGTTATGTTGTTCGTTTGTTTATGTGACAAGTGATTTCTACTGCTTAAGGGATCACAACTGCTTCCTTGAGAATAGTATGCAGGCCCGAGCCTcatctttttttccttgtttacATGTTTGTATGCATTCGTTGATGTACCTGGTACGAGGGTTGTGCACATGATGTGGTTGCAAGATTCAAGAGGATTGAACAGAGAGTAAAAGAACCAATGGTTTTGTTTCCTTCTCTGAGAAGGTGAGGTTGCATTGTGGAAGTGGATGATGGATAGAGATACAATGGGTGTAGTGGGAGGAGAAGTTCGAAGAACCTAGGAAAATTAGCAAGTGGTGACCACCCGACATTTGGTGCACTCATTTGGCGCGGGTAACTCATAAGTCTCACTTTGCTACTCCTAACAGGCTCCAAGACTATACTTTTTGAGTTGGGAGATGAGGGATCGGTGTACAATGTATTCATATGTAGCGATCACTCCCGACTTTCATCCATATGATTTTTGTAAGACCATCAAGACCTGGGAGAATTGGTGGCAGTGATTGGGCCCTATTGTGAATTTAGTGTACAGCTGTCGAGAGGTCCCGGTATCATTGTTGTTTGTTTAGATAATTAACCATACACAATGGTTATGTAgattgtatattttaattttgttttactatttCCAATTGTTTGTGGCGTTCAAGAAACAGAGGACTCGCCTTTACAAACAAGAACTTTTAGGTACTAACGATGCTAAGTACATTGAGGTGTGTGCGGGCTCAGTGTAGCCCACAAAGAGAGAGGGTATTCTCTTACACCATAACACAAACTACACGTACACCTGCATACTCGAGTCCACGTAGTGCCAACTGATAAACCGAATATAGCGTGCATTGAGTAAACCCAGTGGAGGTTATAAAGGACCGAGGTGACCATTCAGACATTTTTTTCGAGGAGATGGAAGAGTATCGGGAACTACTAAGGTAGTTAGGACCGACATCTGAGGAGGAGAGTGACGATTCTTATGAGGACACATCTTAGTTAGTTTTGTACTTCTAGTGTGATAAGTGGTCTGCTCTGATCCTAATTTCTTtactattttgatttattttgagagatattttcttcacaaacatgtattttgttgtagcaaagatgaaaaatatattttatttatgatcacATTATTATGTGTTgtatctatatattta includes these proteins:
- the LOC100790122 gene encoding beta-galactosidase 9; the protein is MLHMTSYTQWGERLPHRPVEDLAFAVACFFQRGGSFQNYYMYFGRTNFGRTAGGPLQITSYDYVASIDEYGQLREPKWGHLKDLHAALKLCEPALVATDSPTYIKLGPNQEIGTLSMLRSRFQSLPGAFNTCLVPFDKKQKGRFSSQRNLLRLLQAKEMKLPNLHNYGMRLFAVSTRKIS